Proteins encoded together in one Lathyrus oleraceus cultivar Zhongwan6 chromosome 5, CAAS_Psat_ZW6_1.0, whole genome shotgun sequence window:
- the LOC127085097 gene encoding tRNA (guanine-N(7)-)-methyltransferase: MPDTRVNPTFSKSTGLPRKRFYRARAHSNPLSDSHFPVPLTPAHVDYSLHYPQFFPSSDQVDRSKKIKFADIGCGFGGLLISLSTLFPDTLMIGMELRDKVSEYVKERILSLRVANPGQYQNISVVRTNSMKYIPNHFDKAQLSKMFFLFPDPHFKEKNHRRRVISPFLLDEYAYVLEVGGIIYTITDVEELGEWMKSCLENHPLFEPLTEKELEADPAVKLLSSATEEGQKVARNDGQTFQAIFRRIARPDQIS; the protein is encoded by the coding sequence ATGCCTGACACTAGGGTAAATCCGACTTTCAGCAAGTCAACTGGTTTGCCGCGGAAGCGGTTCTATAGAGCACGAGCTCATAGCAACCCATTAAGCGACTCTCACTTCCCTGTGCCGTTAACACCCGCTCATGTTGACTATTCTCTCCATTATCCTCAGTTCTTTCCCTCATCTGATCAAGTTGATAGGTCCAAAAAGATCAAGTTTGCTGATATTGGATGTGGTTTTGGAGGGCTGCTCATTAGTCTCTCGACTCTGTTCCCGGACACACTGATGATTGGAATGGAACTTAGAGATAAAGTGTCCGAGTATGTCAAGGAACGGATTTTATCCTTAAGGGTAGCAAATCCAGGTCAATACCAAAATATTTCTGTGGTGCGAACTAACTCCATGAAGTACATTCCAAATCACTTTGACAAAGCACAACTCTCGAAGATGTTTTTCCTGTTTCCCGATCCTCATTTTAAAGAGAAGAACCATCGTCGTCGGGTTATCAGCCCATTCTTACTAGATGAGTATGCTTATGTTCTTGAGGTTGGTGGAATTATATACACGATAACAGACGTGGAAGAGCTTGGGGAATGGATGAAATCCTGTTTGGAGAATCACCCTTTGTTCGAACCGTTGACTGAGAAAGAACTTGAAGCTGATCCAGCTGTTAAGCTTTTAAGCTCTGCTACTGAAGAAGGCCAAAAGGTTGCTAGAAATGATGGACAAACTTTCCAAGCTATTTTCAGACGCATTGCACGACCTGATCAGATATCCTAG